In Pyxidicoccus xibeiensis, the genomic stretch CGTGTACGCGACGGACACGTCGCGCGGGCTGCTCATCTTCCGCGAGACGGAGTAGGGGCTGGCATGAGCGACGCCACGGCGAGGCTGTGCGGCCGGTGTCAGGACCTGCCCCCGAAGCTGGAGGGGGGTGGGCGGCTGTTCCTGTGGTGCCCGCTGGGGCACAGCTTCGGGAAGCTGGTGGCGTCGCTGCGGGAGGCCGGGCGCGAGTTCCAGGTGCGCCCGGAGGCCCAGTGCGTCGTGGCGCTCGTGGCGGAGGGGGACCTGGGGAGGCTCGCGGAGAGCCTGCCCGGGGCGCTGACGGAGGAGGAGGTGCGGGGCACGCGCGCGCTCTTCGTGGCGGGCGAGGGGGAGCCGGGGCTCGCGGACTACCCGCGGGTGGGCTCGCTGCGGCAGCTGGCGACGCTGGCGCAGGCGGGGTGGCTGGTGGACATGATGAAGGAGCAGCGGCTCACGTCGCACTTCCAGCCCATCGTCCATGCGCAGGACACGCGGCGCATCTTCGCGCACGAGGCGCTGCTGCGGGGCCGCGAGCGGGACGGCGCGCTGGTGTCGCCGGGGCGGATGATGCAGACGGCGCGCGACGCGGACCTGCTGTTCCAGCTGGACCTGGCGGCGCGCACCACGGCCATCCGCGAGGCGGTGCGGCACCGGCTGAACACGCACCTGTTCATCAACTTCACGCCCACGGCCATCTACGACCCGGCGTACTGCCTGCGCTCGACGGTGGCGGCCATCAGCGAGGCGGGGATTCCGCCCCAGGCGGTGGTGTTCGAGGTCATCGAGTCGGACCAGGCGGCGGACCCGAAGCACCTGAAGGGCATCATCAACTACTACCGGCAGGCGGGCTTCCGGGTGGCGCTGGACGACCTGGGGGCGGGGTATTCGTCGCTGAACCTCATCCACCAGCTGCGGCCGGACATCGTGAAGCTGGACATGGAGCTGGTGCGCGACGTCCACCTGGACCCGTACAAGGCGGCCATCGTGGGGAAGATGCTGGAGATTGCGCGGCAGCTCGGCATCCAGACGGTGGCCGAGGGCATCGAGACGCCGGAGGAGCTGCGCTGGGTGCGCACGCACGGGGTGGACTTCGTGCAGGGCTACCTCATCGCCCGGCCGCAGGGCGCGCCCGCGGAGGCGACGCCGTACTTCACTGGGTGAGCATGACGTTGCCGGTGGCCTGGCGCTGGAGGGTGGCGGTCCGGGCGAGGTTCAGCTCGACGCCGGCATCCTGGAGGGCGAGGCGGGCGCCGTAGATGTCGCGGTTGTAGGCGGCCTGCTGGGCCCGGTAGATGTAGGCGCGGGCGCGCTCCACGTGGGTGACGACGGTGCCCTGGCCGAACCGGGCGG encodes the following:
- a CDS encoding EAL domain-containing protein, whose translation is MSDATARLCGRCQDLPPKLEGGGRLFLWCPLGHSFGKLVASLREAGREFQVRPEAQCVVALVAEGDLGRLAESLPGALTEEEVRGTRALFVAGEGEPGLADYPRVGSLRQLATLAQAGWLVDMMKEQRLTSHFQPIVHAQDTRRIFAHEALLRGRERDGALVSPGRMMQTARDADLLFQLDLAARTTAIREAVRHRLNTHLFINFTPTAIYDPAYCLRSTVAAISEAGIPPQAVVFEVIESDQAADPKHLKGIINYYRQAGFRVALDDLGAGYSSLNLIHQLRPDIVKLDMELVRDVHLDPYKAAIVGKMLEIARQLGIQTVAEGIETPEELRWVRTHGVDFVQGYLIARPQGAPAEATPYFTG